AACCACGCCAACGACATCACCCAGACGCTCGACTCGCTGCCCGGCGTCAAGGTCCGCAAGGTCTCCGACCGGACCTTCCTGATCCACCTCGGCGGCAAGATCGAGGTCACCCCCAAGGTCGCGCTCCGCAACCGTGACGACCTCTCCCGCGCCTACACCCCGGGCGTCGCCCGCGTCTGCCAGGCGATCGCGAACAACCCCGAGGACGCGCGCCGGCTGACCATCAAGCGCAACACCGTCGCCGTCGTCACCGACGGGTCCGCGGTGCTCGGCCTGGGCAACATCGGCCCGGCCGCCGCGCTGCCGGTGATGGAGGGCAAGGCGGCGCTGTTCAAGAAGTTCGCCGACGTCGACGCCTGGCCGGTCTGCCTGGACACCCAGGACACCGAGGAGATCATCAAGATCGTCAAGGCGATCGCGCCGGTGTACGCCGGGATCAACCTCGAGGACATCGCCGCGCCGCGCTGCTTCGAGATCGAGAAGCGGCTGCGCGAGCAGCTCGACATCCCGGTGTTCCACGACGACCAGCACGGCACCGCGATCGTCGTCGTGGCCGCGCTGCGCAACGCCCTGCGCGTGGTCGGGAAGAACATCGAGGACTGCAAGATCGTGGTCAGCGGCGTCGGCGCGGCCGGCTCGGCGATCATCCGGCTGCTGCTGCGCAAGAACCCGGGCGACATCGTCGCCGCGGACATCGACGGCATCGTCCACTCCGCGCGCGGCAACCTCGACGACAACCTGGCGTGGATCGCGTCCCACACCAACAAGCAGCAGGTCAGCGGCACCCTGCACGAGGCGCTCGCCGGGGCGGACGTGTTCATCGGCGTCTCGGCGCCCAACCTGTTCGGCGCCGAGCAGGTCGCCACGATGAACAAGGACGCCGTCGTCTTCGCGCTGGCGAACCCGGACCCGGAGATCGACCCGCTGGAGGCGCAGGCGCACGCCGCCGTCGTCGCGACCGGCCGCAGCGACTTCCCGAACCAGATCAACAACGTGCTGGCCTTCCCGGGCGTCTTCCGCGGCCTGCTCGACGCGCACGCGAACAACATCGACGACACCATGCTGCTCGCCGCGGCCGACGCGATCGCCGACGTCGTCGACAACGGCATGCTCAACGCGTCGTTCATCGTGCCGAGCGTGTTCGACAGCGCCGTGGCGCCCGCGGTCGCCGAAGCCGTCCGGAAGGCCGTGCGCGCCGAGCGCTGAGTGGTCGGTTCGGCGGACCCCGGAGTCGTTCTTTTGCCGGACGACCGGGGCCCCGCCGCGTCCTAGGCTTGACCCCGAGACGGTGGGGGGAGGCCGAATGCGGAGGACTTTGCTGGTCGCGGCGGTGGCCGTGGTGGTGGCGTCCGTCGTGCCGGGTGTGGCGCAGGCGGCGCCGGGTGCGCTGCGGTGGGGTGCGTGCCCGGCGGACGTCACGGCGCCGGGCCTGGAGTGCACGACGCTCGAGGTCCCGCTGGACTACCGGAAACCGGACGGGCGGCAGATCCAGGTCGCGGTGTCGCGCCTGAAGAGCGCGAACCCGGCCCACCGCCGGGGAGTGCTGCTGACCAACCCGGGCGGGCCCGGCGGGCCGGGGCTGGACATGCCGGCGCTGCTGGCGCTGATCGGGCTGCCGCAGAGCTTGCTGGACACCTACGACGTCATCGGGTTCGACCCGCGCGGCGTCGGCCACAGCACGCCGGTGACGTGCGATCTGGCGCCCGCGCAGCTGCGGAGCAACGTCCCGCCGTACGCGCTCGGCCCGGCGGACGTCGCCGCGCACGCCGAGTACGTGCAGGGGGTCGCGCGGCAGTGCGGCGCGTCGCGGACGGCGGCGATGCTGCCGTACGTCACGACGGCGAACACGGCCCGCGACATGGACCGGATCCGCGCGGCGCTGGGCGAGCCGAAGCTGTCGTACTACGGGATTTCGTACGGCACGTACCTGGGCGCGGTGTACACGACGCTGTTCCCGCAGCGCAGCGACCGGATCGTGCTGGACAGCAACCTGGCCCCCGGCGGTCTCGACGTCACCGGCTCGCGCTTGTTCGCCCAGGGCTTCGACGACCGCTTCCCGGACTTCGCCGCGTTCGCCGTCGCGCACCAGGAGTTCGGCCTCGGCAGGACGCGGGCCGAGGTGACGGCCAAGTACTTCGACCTGGCCGCGCGGCTGGACGCGAAGCCGAGCCCGGAAGGCGTCGACGGCAAGCTGTTCCGCCAGCTCACGTTCGGGATGTTCTACAGCGACGCGACCCTGCCGTACCTGGCTTCGGCGTGGCACGCGCTCGACACCGGGGCGCCGGTTCCGCAGCCACCGGGCGGGACGGTCCCGGACCTGGACAACCTGCTGTCGAGCCAGCTCTACGTGGTGTGCGGTGACTCGGCCTGGCCGGAGCCGGTCCGGACGTACCAGAAGAACGTCGCGATCGACCGCATCCGCCACCCGATGTTCGGGCCGGCGGCGGCCAACATCTGGCCGTGCGCGTTCTGGCCGTCCGAACCGGCGGAGCCCCAGGTCCGCATCGGCGACCGCGGCCCATCGGACATCTTGATGCTGCAGAACCTCCGCGACCCGGCAACCCCGCTGACGGGCGCCCGCCAGCTGCGCCGCGCGTTCGGCGACCGGGCCCGCATGGTGACGGCCGACCAGGGCGGCCACGGGACGTTCTTCTTCGGAGGCAACACCTGCGCGAACAACGCGGGAACGAAGTTCCTGACGACGGGAGAACTTCCACCCCGTGACCTGGCATGCGCGGCGGAGCCGTCCCACCAGGCACCAGCGGCGGCCCTCGCGGCGTTTCCGGTCCGCTTGTTCTGAGCTTGCGGACGGCCAACGCCAGGGTCGCTGCCCGCCGACGGTCCTCGCCGCGATGGCGGCGACACCCTCCGCCGCCGCCGGAAGTAGCCTCGGCGTGTGAGTGAACTCAGCCACGTCGACGAGACCGGCGCCGCCCGGATGGTCGACGTCTCCGGCAAGACCGCCACCGCGCGCACCGCGCTCGCCGCCGGGACCGTGCGGACCACCGCCGAGGTGCTCCGGCTGCTGGCCACCGACGGCCTCCCCAAGGGCGACGCCCTCGCCACCGCCCGCATCGCCGGGATCATGGGCGCCAAGCGCGTGCCCGAGCTGATCCCGCTCTGCCACCAGATCGCGCTGTCCGGGGTCAAGGTCGAGTTCACCCTCGGCGAGGCCGAGGTCGGGATCCGCGCGACGGCGAAGACCACCGACGTCACCGGCGTCGAGATGGAAGCGCTGACCGCGGTCGCGGTGGCCGGGCTCACCCTGCACGACATGATCAAGGCCGTCGACCCGGCGGCGACGCTGGACGACGTCCGCCTGCTCCGCAAGGACGGCGGCAAGACCGGAACCTGGGAGCGGCCGTGAAGCGCACCGCACGCGTGATCGTGGCGTCCAACCGCGCCGCGAAGGGCGTCTACGAGGACAAGACGGGCCCGGTGATCGTCGCCTGGCTGGCCGGGCGCGGCTACGACGTGCCGGCGCCGGTCGTCGTCGAGGACGGCGACCCGGTCGGCGTCGCGCTGCGGGCCGCGCTGGCCGACGGCGTCGCCGTGGTGCTCACCACCGGCGGCACCGGCATCTCGCCGACCGATCGCACCCCGGACGTCACGCGCGCGCTCCTGGACCACGAGCTGCCGGGTGTCGCGGACGCGATCCGCGCCGCCGGGCTGCCGAAGGTGCCGACCGCGGTGCTCTCGCGCGGTGTCGCGGGCGTTGCGGGGCGGACCTTGGTCGTGAACCTCCCCGGCTCCAGCGGCGGCGTGAAGGACGGCCTGGGCGTGCTCGACGGCGTCCTGGACCACGCGGTCGACCAGCTGGCCGGGGGCGACCACCCGCGTCCCGCCGCGGCCGGGCCTTCGGTGCGCGTCGCCCGGGCGCTGGTGACCGAGGACGTGCTGTCGGTCGAGGAGCACGCCCGCCTGGTCGAGGACGACGCCGCGGGCGCGGTGGTGACGTTCGCCGGAGTGGTCCGCGACCACGACGGCGGCAAGGGCGTGCGCGACCTGACGTACGAGGGCCACCCGAGTGCGAGCCAGGTGATCGCGGACGTGGTCGCGGAGCTGGCCACGCGCTGGTCCGGCGTCCGGGCGGTGGCGGTGAGCCACCGCATCGGTCACCTGACGATCGGCGACGTGGCGCTGGCGTGCGCGGTGGCGGCGGAGCACCGCGGCCAGGCGTTCTCGGCGTGCTCGGACCTGGTCGACGAGGTGAAGGCGCGGCTGCCGGTCTGGAAGCACCAGCACTTCACCGACGGCACGGACGAGTGGGTCAACTCGCCGTGATCCGGAAGACCGCGACCTGCTCGGCAGCCGCGGCGAACTCGTCCGGGTCGGCCGACCTGACCAGGCCCAGCCGGACGAACATCGGCACCCCGTGCGGCACCTCGCGCGGGAAGGCGCGCATGACGCTCGCGCGGAGGCCGGGATCGGTGACCTCTTCGAGCGTCACGGCTTGTTTCCGGCGTCCGTGGGCGAGCTCGCCCCGGCCGGCGGCCCGGACGTTGCGCGCCCAATCGCCGTCGGGAACGCCGGCGATGACGTAGCGCCGGCCGTCGACGGTCAGCGGCGAGACCGGAGTGGGCCGCGGCGCCCCCGACCGGCGACCGGGGACGGTCAGGACGTGGATGGTGCCGAGGCGCAGGCCCAGCCGCGTCAGCAGGCGGACGAACCGGTTGGCGGGGCGGAGCCAGCGAGGCAGGGCTTGACGGGGCACCACGGCGGCAAATCCTTTCGAGTATCGAAGTATCTGTCGTCACGGTAGACTCCTTCGAGTGTCGAAGCAATCTCTGGTCACGGAGGCAACCCGGGCGGCAGCGGCCTCCGGCGCGGCGAACGACGTGGTGGACGAAGCCGCGGCGTCGGCGTTCGGGGTCAACCGGACCGACCTGCGGATCATCGGCCTGATCGCGGCGGCGGGAACGCTCACGGCGGGTCAGTTGTCGACCCAGGCGCACCTGAGCCCGGCAGCGACGACGACGGCGATCCAGCGCTTGACGCACGCGGGGCACCTGACCCGCCGGACTTCGACGGAGGATCGCCGCCGGGCGGTGGTGGAGCTGACGCCGGAGGCGGCGAAGCTGCTCGAGGAGATCTACGCGCCGATCGAGCGTGCGGGGCGGGCCATCTTGGCGGACTACTCGGCGGAGCAGCTGGCGCTGGTGGTCGAGGTGCTACGCCGGGGCGAGCAGATGCAGCTGAGGGAGGCGGAGCGCATCCGCACGCTCTGAGAGGCCCGCAGAGGGCCGCACAAGCCGCCTGCGCGGGGGGATGGCCGCCGCTGGTGGCTGCGCACGGCAGCTCGCGCCTGGAGGGCCGCAGGCGGCTTGCGCCGGGCGCCTCGCACGGAGGTGCTGCGGGCGGCTCCTGTCGGGCGCCCAGCATGACGGGGCCGTGCGAACGGCTCGCACCAGGCTCGCGCGTGGCGAGGCCGTGTTCGAGCGGGTCTGTGGGTGTGCGGCCAAAGCCGGCAGCACACCGGGAGCGGCACGTGCGGCTCGCCACCGGCCGGTACCCGGCACGGCGCGGCCTCGGCCGCGCGCCGGATACGCACAAGCCCTCCACCGCCCGGGGGATTGGCGGTGGAGGGCTTGTGGTGTCACGGCTCGAGGCCGGACTCACGCATCACTGCGCGATCGTCACTTGGTGGCGATCTTCTGCCCGACGAGGATCAGGTCCGCGTTCGGGATGTACTTCGCGTTCAGGTCCTGCAGCTTCTTGTAGCCGCCGTCGACGTTGAACTGCTTGGCGATCTTGGACAGCGTGTCGCCCGCCACGACGGTGTAGTCACCGGCCGGGTTGGAGCTCGCCACGCCGGTCGCCGCCGGGGCCACCGGGGCCGCCTTCTTCGGGGCGACCGTGGACTTCTTCGGCGTCGACTGCTTGGTGGTCGTCTTGTGGGTGGCCTTGGGGGCCGACGAGCCGCCGCCCTTCTTGCCACAGACCGGCCAGGCGCCGATGCCCTGGCCCTGCAGGACGCGCTCGGCCACGGCGATCTGCTGCTCGCGGGACGCACCCGCCGCGCTGCCGGTGCCGCCGTAGGCCTTCCACGTGCTCTGCGAGAACTGCAGGCCGCCGTAGTAGCCGTTGCCGGTGTTGGTGTTCCAGTTGCCGCTGCTCTCACACTGCGCGATGGCGTCCCAGTTGGTCGCCGACGCGGGGGTCGCGGCGATAGCGAGGGGCGCGCCGACCGCAATGCCCGCGATGGCGACGCGAGCGACGGTGCGGGTGGCAGCGGACATCTTGCGGTGCTTGCCTCGGTAAGACATCTGAATGCATCTCGTTCCCTGCGCCTACGAGCCTGTGCTGAGGGTCAGGATCGGGGTCCTGGCGCCGGCCGTCTCAGACCGGCAGACGAGTCCGACGCACGACGCGTCTTCTTCGTCCCCTCGTCCCTGTCCGGAAATGCTTTCGCTCGGGGTATGGGTCCGGGGATCCGTTGGACAGGGCTAGGCGCTACGGATTCCCGGTCGTGCTGGTTGGTCGGGGCCAACCGAAAAGCGACGGTACGTAACGAGAGCCGTGATCGGAAATTATTCGGGGCGTGACCTACGTCACAGTAACAGCACGCAACCCCTGTCGATGCGACCGTTTGTGCAGGTCAGCGGGCCGTTATCTGCCCGTTTCCTTGTCGAGATAAAACACGGATCGTGAGGCTTGCATCACGTGTTTTGTGCAGCGAATGGACCATTCGCGACGTCCTGCCGGCGATAGAAGCGCGCATCTTATGACCACTCGCGGACCGACGCCAGACTTGACAACTGTGCCTCATGTGCCCCTTGAGTCACAGTAGTCCCACCTCTTCGTGGGGTTTGAAGTCACACCTGGAGCGGCTCCGGCGGGTGCCGGCGCCCAGGGGGGTCAACGCGCCGCGACGGACCAGGCGAAACGCGTCACCGGAAGGCGTTGCGGGTGGGGCGCGATCAGCTTCCCGCGAACACCCGGATCCGGTGACGCGCCACGCCGAGGGCCGGGAGCGGCTTCGCCGAGCGGTCGGATGCCGTACTCGAACGGTGGTCCGCATATAGAGAGGACGAACTCGCGTACCCGGGCGGACGGCACGGCCGGCGGGACGTGATCAGGCGGACGTCACGCGTGATCGGCGGGACGACACGCCGGTGTCAGCCGCCGGCGAAGGGCGGGAGGACGTCCAGCTCGGCGCCGTCGTGCAGCGGGCGGGTGAGGTCCCGCACCGCGAAGCCGTCGAGCAGGTAGCTCGCGGCGTCCAGGACCCGCGGCAGGTCCGACGGGTGGAGGCGGCGCAGCTCGGCCACGGCGTCGCCGACCGACGCGCCGGAAGGCAGCTGCACCTTCTCCTCTTCCTCACCCGCGGCGGCGCGCGCCGAGGCGAAGTACCGCACCACGATGGTCAGAGTCGACATCTCAGCCGCCGATCGCGCTCATCGGCCGGATCGGCTGCGCGAACCCGGCGTCGTTGATCTCGTGTCCCGCGAGCTTGCCCCACATCGTCGCGCGCCAGGCGTCCGCGATTTCTTCATCGCGCGCGCCCGCGCGCGCGAGGGAGCGCAGATCCGTCTCGTCGTTGCTGAAGAGGCAGGAGCGCACCGCGCCGTCCGCGGTCAGCCGCGTCCGCTCGCACGCCGCGCAGAACGGCCGGGTCACCGACGCGATCACGCCGACGTCACCGGGCCCGCCGTCGACCAGCCAGCGCTCGGCCGGCGCGCCGCCCCGGGCGACCGGGAACGGCGACAGCGTGAACTCCGCCTCGAGCATCTCGAGGATCTGGGCCGCGGTGATCATCTCGCCGCGGTTCCAGCCGTGCTGGGCGTCCAGCGGCATCTGCTCGATGAACCGCAGGTGGTAGCCCTCGGCGAGGCAGAACTTCAGCAGCGGCACGGCTTCGGTCTCGTTGAGCCCGCGGATCAGCACGGCGTTGACCTTCACCGGCGTCATCCCGGCGTCCCGCGCCGCGGCCAGCCCGGCCACGACGTGCGAGAGCCGGTCGCGCCGGGTGATCGTCACGAACGTCTCGGGGTCGACGGTGTCGAGCGAGACGTTGATCCGGTTCAGCCCGGCCGCCGCGAGGCCGGCCGCGCGCTTGGCGAGCCCGATCCCGTTGGTGGTCATGGACAGCCGGGGACGCGGCGACAGCGCCGTGACCCGCGCGATGATGTCCTCGAGCCCGGGCCGCAGCAGCGGTTCGCCGCCGGTGAGCCGGATGTCGGTGACGCCGAGCTGCTCGACGGCGATCCGCATGAGCCGGACCAGCTCGTCGTCGGTCAGCACCTGCTCGCCCGGCATCCAGTCGAGGCCCTCCGCGGGCATGCAGTAGGTGCAGCGCAGGTTGCACCGATCCGTCAGGGAAACCCGGAGATCGGTGGCCACCCGGCCGAAGGTGTCGATGAGGTGCGGGTTCTCGGGCCTGGGCACGCGAGATGACCCTCGTGTACCGGGGACGCGAGGAAACCCGAGATCCACTGCCGTCATTAGGCACAGGGTAGCTCCGGAACGTGCGAACTGACCCGCTCGCTAGGATACTTTGCGGAGTGAGTGGTTCAGTTGCCGAACTATCGTGCCGGGAGAAGGACCTGTGACGGAAAAGACTTACCCGGTCACCGAAGAGGAGCTGTTCCGCTTCGCGGAATTGGGCCGCCAAGGCAGCACGTTCACCGTCCTGCGGCACGCCAGGATCGCCGAGCGGATGGGCCTCTCCGGCACCGACCACAAGACGTTCGACCTGGTCATCCAATCGGGCGGACCGTTGACCGCCGGGCGGATCGCCGAGCTGACGGGCCTGTCGACCGGTGCTGTGACCGGCGTCATCGACCGGCTGGAGAAGGTCGGCCTGGTCCGCCGGGTCCGCGACCCCGAGGACCGCCGCAAGGTCCTTGTCGAGGTCGTGCCGGGGGCCGAAGAGCGCTTCGCGCCGCTCTTCCAGTCGGCCTTCGACACCCTTCGCGAGACGCTGGCGCAGTTCTCGCCGGCCGAGCGAAAAGCCATCGAGCGTTATCAGAATGTCATCCTCGAACAGCTTCGCGCTGAAGTCATGCACAATTCCCGCCCCGCGTAGCTTTTCCTCAACTGCGGAGATAATGTCTGCGGCATGCCGCAATTTCGGTTGTCCGAGGCCGCGCGCCTGCTCGGCGTCAGTGACGACACCGTCCGGAGGTGGGTGCGCGCGGGGCAGCTGACCGCGACCGACGACGCCGCCGGCCGCAAGGTCGTCGACGGCGCCCAGCTGGCGGGGTTCGCCCGGGCCCAGGCCTCCGGCCCCGAAGACCCCTCCACCGTCGGCCGCTCCGCCCGCAACCGGTTCGTCGGGCTGGTCACCGAGGTCATCGCCGACAAGGTGATGGCCCAGGTGGAACTGCAGTGCGGGGCACACCGGGTGGTGTCCCTGATGAGTACGGAAGCCGTCCGCGAGCTGGGCCTGCGCCCGGGGGTGCTCGCGGTCGCGGTGGTCAAAGCGACCACCGTCGTGGTGGAAACACCGGAAGGAAGTCGATGAAGAACCTCGCTTTTCGGGGGTCCGGGTGGCGAAGCGCCCGGCTAGGGGCGAAGCCCCGGTTGTCACAGCTCGCTCTCGCCGTCGCGGCCGTCGCCCTGTTCGCGGGCGCGTGCAGCAGCTCGGACGAGCCCAGCACGCAGTCCGGCGGGTCGTCGGTCACCGCACCCGCGCCCAAGGGGGCCGGGAACAGCGGCGGCACGCTCACCGTGTTCGCCGCGGCGTCGCTCACCGAGTCGTTCACCGCGCTCGGCAAGGAGTTCGAAGCCGCGCACCCCGGGGTGACCGTGAAGTTCAGCTTCGCGGGCTCGTCCGGCCTGGTCCAGCAGCTGACCAACGGCGCGAAGGCCGACGTGTTCGCCTCGGCCGACCAGGCCAACATGGACAAGGCCG
This genomic window from Amycolatopsis mongoliensis contains:
- a CDS encoding NAD-dependent malic enzyme, which gives rise to MPVPGPGYSITVRVEAPASTSAAGDLTTAVGRVGGVLTAFDVVESHSDSIVVDISANALSENHANDITQTLDSLPGVKVRKVSDRTFLIHLGGKIEVTPKVALRNRDDLSRAYTPGVARVCQAIANNPEDARRLTIKRNTVAVVTDGSAVLGLGNIGPAAALPVMEGKAALFKKFADVDAWPVCLDTQDTEEIIKIVKAIAPVYAGINLEDIAAPRCFEIEKRLREQLDIPVFHDDQHGTAIVVVAALRNALRVVGKNIEDCKIVVSGVGAAGSAIIRLLLRKNPGDIVAADIDGIVHSARGNLDDNLAWIASHTNKQQVSGTLHEALAGADVFIGVSAPNLFGAEQVATMNKDAVVFALANPDPEIDPLEAQAHAAVVATGRSDFPNQINNVLAFPGVFRGLLDAHANNIDDTMLLAAADAIADVVDNGMLNASFIVPSVFDSAVAPAVAEAVRKAVRAER
- a CDS encoding alpha/beta hydrolase; the protein is MRRTLLVAAVAVVVASVVPGVAQAAPGALRWGACPADVTAPGLECTTLEVPLDYRKPDGRQIQVAVSRLKSANPAHRRGVLLTNPGGPGGPGLDMPALLALIGLPQSLLDTYDVIGFDPRGVGHSTPVTCDLAPAQLRSNVPPYALGPADVAAHAEYVQGVARQCGASRTAAMLPYVTTANTARDMDRIRAALGEPKLSYYGISYGTYLGAVYTTLFPQRSDRIVLDSNLAPGGLDVTGSRLFAQGFDDRFPDFAAFAVAHQEFGLGRTRAEVTAKYFDLAARLDAKPSPEGVDGKLFRQLTFGMFYSDATLPYLASAWHALDTGAPVPQPPGGTVPDLDNLLSSQLYVVCGDSAWPEPVRTYQKNVAIDRIRHPMFGPAAANIWPCAFWPSEPAEPQVRIGDRGPSDILMLQNLRDPATPLTGARQLRRAFGDRARMVTADQGGHGTFFFGGNTCANNAGTKFLTTGELPPRDLACAAEPSHQAPAAALAAFPVRLF
- the moaC gene encoding cyclic pyranopterin monophosphate synthase MoaC, encoding MSELSHVDETGAARMVDVSGKTATARTALAAGTVRTTAEVLRLLATDGLPKGDALATARIAGIMGAKRVPELIPLCHQIALSGVKVEFTLGEAEVGIRATAKTTDVTGVEMEALTAVAVAGLTLHDMIKAVDPAATLDDVRLLRKDGGKTGTWERP
- a CDS encoding molybdenum cofactor biosynthesis protein MoaE is translated as MKRTARVIVASNRAAKGVYEDKTGPVIVAWLAGRGYDVPAPVVVEDGDPVGVALRAALADGVAVVLTTGGTGISPTDRTPDVTRALLDHELPGVADAIRAAGLPKVPTAVLSRGVAGVAGRTLVVNLPGSSGGVKDGLGVLDGVLDHAVDQLAGGDHPRPAAAGPSVRVARALVTEDVLSVEEHARLVEDDAAGAVVTFAGVVRDHDGGKGVRDLTYEGHPSASQVIADVVAELATRWSGVRAVAVSHRIGHLTIGDVALACAVAAEHRGQAFSACSDLVDEVKARLPVWKHQHFTDGTDEWVNSP
- a CDS encoding nitroreductase/quinone reductase family protein codes for the protein MVPRQALPRWLRPANRFVRLLTRLGLRLGTIHVLTVPGRRSGAPRPTPVSPLTVDGRRYVIAGVPDGDWARNVRAAGRGELAHGRRKQAVTLEEVTDPGLRASVMRAFPREVPHGVPMFVRLGLVRSADPDEFAAAAEQVAVFRITAS
- a CDS encoding MarR family transcriptional regulator, translated to MSKQSLVTEATRAAAASGAANDVVDEAAASAFGVNRTDLRIIGLIAAAGTLTAGQLSTQAHLSPAATTTAIQRLTHAGHLTRRTSTEDRRRAVVELTPEAAKLLEEIYAPIERAGRAILADYSAEQLALVVEVLRRGEQMQLREAERIRTL
- a CDS encoding LysM peptidoglycan-binding domain-containing protein, with product MSYRGKHRKMSAATRTVARVAIAGIAVGAPLAIAATPASATNWDAIAQCESSGNWNTNTGNGYYGGLQFSQSTWKAYGGTGSAAGASREQQIAVAERVLQGQGIGAWPVCGKKGGGSSAPKATHKTTTKQSTPKKSTVAPKKAAPVAPAATGVASSNPAGDYTVVAGDTLSKIAKQFNVDGGYKKLQDLNAKYIPNADLILVGQKIATK
- a CDS encoding MoaD/ThiS family protein codes for the protein MSTLTIVVRYFASARAAAGEEEEKVQLPSGASVGDAVAELRRLHPSDLPRVLDAASYLLDGFAVRDLTRPLHDGAELDVLPPFAGG
- the moaA gene encoding GTP 3',8-cyclase MoaA, which codes for MPRPENPHLIDTFGRVATDLRVSLTDRCNLRCTYCMPAEGLDWMPGEQVLTDDELVRLMRIAVEQLGVTDIRLTGGEPLLRPGLEDIIARVTALSPRPRLSMTTNGIGLAKRAAGLAAAGLNRINVSLDTVDPETFVTITRRDRLSHVVAGLAAARDAGMTPVKVNAVLIRGLNETEAVPLLKFCLAEGYHLRFIEQMPLDAQHGWNRGEMITAAQILEMLEAEFTLSPFPVARGGAPAERWLVDGGPGDVGVIASVTRPFCAACERTRLTADGAVRSCLFSNDETDLRSLARAGARDEEIADAWRATMWGKLAGHEINDAGFAQPIRPMSAIGG
- a CDS encoding MarR family winged helix-turn-helix transcriptional regulator codes for the protein MTEKTYPVTEEELFRFAELGRQGSTFTVLRHARIAERMGLSGTDHKTFDLVIQSGGPLTAGRIAELTGLSTGAVTGVIDRLEKVGLVRRVRDPEDRRKVLVEVVPGAEERFAPLFQSAFDTLRETLAQFSPAERKAIERYQNVILEQLRAEVMHNSRPA
- a CDS encoding TOBE domain-containing protein, coding for MPQFRLSEAARLLGVSDDTVRRWVRAGQLTATDDAAGRKVVDGAQLAGFARAQASGPEDPSTVGRSARNRFVGLVTEVIADKVMAQVELQCGAHRVVSLMSTEAVRELGLRPGVLAVAVVKATTVVVETPEGSR